The following proteins are co-located in the Thermus albus genome:
- the truD gene encoding tRNA pseudouridine(13) synthase TruD, translating into MDLVYRPGRYPYLTQDLPGVGGAIRLLPQDFQVEEVPAYLPSGEGEHLYFLLEKEGLTTRQVVEFLRDEVGVPEKEIGVAGLKDKHARTRQWFSIPRKHEDALCLLENLRGTRLLEANLHTNKLRTGHLKGNRFRILIRGAQDGEKARAILKVLEAKGIPNYYGPQRFGLGGQNPLKGYALVKKGKGRGNPWLKRFLIGSLQSLLFNDWVALRMERGLYDRVIPGDWAKKHATGGEFLVEWEEEAERALRLEISATGPLFGKKYPEAQGAARALEDEILARYGLMREEFRARRGARRPIRIPLGEWSLEETPEGLWLSFFLPKGSYATSLLREVMKVEVDAPEEGEENQEEG; encoded by the coding sequence ATGGACCTGGTCTACCGCCCCGGGCGCTACCCCTACCTCACCCAGGACCTTCCCGGTGTGGGTGGGGCGATTCGCCTCCTCCCCCAGGACTTCCAGGTGGAGGAGGTACCCGCCTACCTGCCCAGCGGGGAAGGGGAGCACCTCTACTTCCTCCTGGAAAAGGAGGGCCTCACCACCCGCCAGGTGGTGGAGTTCCTACGGGACGAGGTGGGGGTTCCGGAAAAGGAAATCGGGGTGGCCGGGCTTAAGGACAAGCACGCCAGGACCCGGCAGTGGTTCTCCATCCCCCGCAAGCACGAGGACGCCCTCTGTCTGCTGGAAAACCTTAGGGGAACCCGGCTTTTGGAAGCCAACCTCCACACCAACAAGCTCCGCACGGGCCACCTCAAGGGAAACCGCTTCCGCATCCTCATCCGCGGGGCCCAGGATGGGGAGAAGGCCCGGGCCATCCTGAAGGTCCTCGAGGCCAAGGGCATCCCCAACTACTACGGCCCCCAGCGCTTTGGCCTTGGGGGGCAGAATCCCCTCAAGGGTTATGCCCTGGTGAAAAAGGGCAAGGGGAGGGGAAATCCCTGGCTTAAGCGCTTCCTGATCGGCAGCCTGCAAAGCCTCCTCTTCAACGACTGGGTGGCCTTGCGGATGGAAAGGGGGCTCTACGACCGGGTGATCCCCGGGGACTGGGCCAAGAAGCACGCCACGGGAGGGGAGTTTCTGGTGGAGTGGGAGGAAGAGGCGGAACGGGCCTTAAGGCTGGAGATCAGCGCCACAGGACCCCTGTTCGGCAAGAAGTACCCGGAGGCCCAGGGTGCGGCCAGGGCCCTCGAGGACGAAATCCTGGCCCGCTACGGGCTTATGCGGGAGGAGTTTCGTGCCCGCCGGGGAGCCCGAAGGCCCATCCGGATACCCCTTGGGGAGTGGTCCCTGGAGGAAACCCCGGAAGGGCTTTGGCTTAGCTTTTTCCTACCCAAGGGAAGCTACGCCACCAGCCTCCTGAGGGAGGTGATGAAGGTGGAGGTGGACGCCCCGGAGGAGGGGGAAGAAAACCAGGAGGAGGGCTAA